In the Drosophila gunungcola strain Sukarami unplaced genomic scaffold, Dgunungcola_SK_2 000001F, whole genome shotgun sequence genome, one interval contains:
- the LOC128262268 gene encoding voltage-dependent calcium channel subunit alpha-2/delta-3 isoform X2, with protein MESKHWSCFVAIVLGVLLFKMHIFVAFADQDEDIPHNEVRNWALKFGVDLWEFGRQFTKMNEIKNRFKDNDIEVKRKDGIILLRELAGEVKNFMDFKRNAVMRLMDSAEQAALSELEGQGQGESPLGGQQQHYDARRINEYNADGKLADGARHMDIRFMRRFERLPVNLSLSSILVPHGVDLDEADVKSALQWSAHLDPLFQNNLEQDPALSWQYFGSSTGFLRRFPGTAWPPEGSKGSKLIHDFRAHNWFVQAASSPKDIMILLDASSSMTEKSFDLGMATAFNILDTLGEDDFVNLITFSEVVKTPVPCFKDRMVRATPDNIQEIKSAVKAIKLQDTANFTAGLEYAFSLLHKYNQSGAGSQCNQAIMLITESTSESHKDVIKQYNWPHMPVRIFTYLIGSDSGSRSNLHDMACSNKGFFVQINDYDEARRKVIDYALVMARPMIMYQADHPVHWSPVFVAGKSGGLGRDSEYQRRLVTTVSTPVFDRRNHSVRVANLLGVVGTDVPIEEIRKVIPQHKLGPNGYSFIVDNNGRVLYHPDLRPLGDANQYIDQLKPKYASVDITELELPETEFGNNNEIIEINKNLLNEMRGDMIKPKEGETEFTVMNHYDDSKRVSTRTHRYFYGPIEDTPFTLAIVLPEKYGSHEFVSQQEIRHSRNNVTEYFKGDNWRVHPDWVYCEYNSVSDLEKERESSGEYSSRDQEPSFGSPEEQVLHFLSRAGRPGWKWMSVRPKSPQPHHNMHSGSNGNSPGSSHFGSQHSNSQGSRKAEPYFCDRTLIQSLVRDAMVTDGLDRNTTGSSSGKEDKQQGYQKFVVATSFVATRSGLLRWIDHVKRPEDTPEPHFSEDNVRAMDTSWYKRAIDQHSVEPDSFVYSVPFGSGYAIKSNATLVTASHAIFVEHRGHKAPAGVVGLQFQHDSLAKHFINITSACTGMTGCKRTCASDNLDCYVLDNSGFVIISEEMEHTGKFFGQIDGTIMDSLVQDRIYKRVTVNDYQGVCSDADNPYTAAGGILQPNRLGSWFFNHLLALSATWLSFMPASLRAWPQEEYTYDNEDVVFVDNNYSDEYEFGNEYNMQVDQEMDEFFTTADVEYTTPPPRQHKPHVGPRFSPDPQNARRCDLRTDLYMLQPERLNQGGQNNPLKGKLTNCHVSGCERPFSVQKIPHSNLILLVVDTLCPCGSKQLDIEPLEEAGVIGACSTRRQGQEQESRRRPKKCINYHPEEIEIQQCGRGSTLLHMSGSVIVAHLLMVTVTFVLANA; from the exons cGCCTGATGGACTCCGCGGAGCAGGCGGCCCTGTCGGAGCTGGAGGGCCAGGGTCAGGGGGAATCGCCCCTGGGgggacagcagcagcactacGATGCCCGGCGTATCAACGAGTATAATGCCGATGGAAAGCTGGCGGACGGAGCCCGCCACATGGACATCCGGTTCATGCGGCGTTTCGAACGCCTGCCGGTCAATCTCAGTCTAAGCTCGATTCTGGTGCCGCACGGCGTCGACTTGGACGAGGCGGACGTTAAGTCGGCGCTGCAGTGGAGCGCCCACTTGGACCCGCTGTTCCAGAACAACTTAGAGCAAGATCCGGCCCTGTCGTGGCAGTACTTTGGCTCCTCCACAGGCTTCCTGCGCCGCTTCCCGGGCACCGCCTGGCCCCCGGAGGGCTCCAAGGGCAGCAAGCTCATCCACGACTTCCGCGCCCACAATTGGTTCGTCCAGGCCGCCTCCTCGCCAAAGGATATT ATGATTCTCCTGGATGCATCGTCGAGCATGACAGAGAAGTCCTTTGACCTGGGCATGGCCACCGCCTTCAACATACTGGACACCCTGGGCGAAGACGACTTCGTGAATCTCATCACCTTTTCGGAGGTGGTGAAAACTCCCGTGCCGTGCTTCAAGGATCGCATGGTTCGAGCCACACCCGACAACATACAGGAGATCAAGTCCGCTGTCAAGGCCATCAAGCTGCAGGATACGGCTAACTTTACGGCAGGTCTGGAGTACGCCTTCAGTTTGCTGCACAAG TACAATCAATCTGGGGCCGGAAGTCAGTGCAACCAGGCCATTATGCTGATCACGGAGAGCACTTCGGAGTCGCACAAGGATGTGATCAAGCAGTACAACTGGCCACACATGCCCGTCCGCATCTTCACCTACTTGATCGGCAGCGATTCCGGCAGTCGGAGCAATCTGCACGACATGGCCTGCTCGAACAAGGGCTTCTTTGTCCAGATCAACGACTACGACGAGGCCCGCCGCAAGGTGATCGACTATGCCCTGGTAATGGCCCGTCCGATGATCATGTACCAGGCCGACCATCCGGTCCACTGGAGTCCGGTATTTGTGGCCGGCAAGTCGGGCGGACTGGGCCGCGACTCGGAGTACCAGCGTCGCCTGGTGACGACAGTTTCAACTCCGGTCTTCGATAGACGAAACCATTCGGTGCGCGTGGCCAATCTGCTGGGCGTGGTGGGCACCGATGTGCCCATCGAGGAGATCCGTAAGGTGATCCCCCAGCACAAGCTGGGACCGAATGGCTATTCCTTTATCGTGGATAACAACGGGCGAGTGCTCTACCACCCGGATCTGCGGCCCCTGGGCGATGCCAACCAGTATATCGACCAGCTGAAGCCCAAGTACGCGTCGGTCGACATCACGGAGTTGGAACTGCCGGAGACGGAGTTCGGCAATAATAACGAAATCATCGAAATAAACAAGAATCTGCTGAACGAG ATGCGCGGTGATATGATAAAACCTAAGGAGGGCGAGACGGAGTTCACCGTGATGAACCACTACGATGACTCCAAGAGAGTGTCCACCAGAACGCATCGCTACTTCTACGGTCCCATCGAGGATACACCATTCACACTGGCTATTGTGCTCCCGGAAAAATACGGTAGCCATGAGTTTGTCTCCCAGCAGGAGATTCGGCATTCGCGTAACAATG TTACCGAATACTTTAAGGGGGACAACTGGCGCGTACACCCCGACTGGGTGTATTGCGAGTACAATAGCGTCAGTGATCTGGAGAAGGAACGGGAGAGCTCCGGCGAGTACTCCTCGCGCGATCAGGAGCCCAGTTTCGGGTCGCCAGAGGAGCAGGTATTGCACTTTCTGTCTCGCGCCGGACGCCCTGGTTGGAAGTGGATGTCG GTTCGACCCAAGTCGCCGCAGCCACATCACAACATGCACAGTGGCTCCAACGGCAATTCGCCCGGATCGAGCCACTTTGGATCGCAGCACTCAAACTCTCAGGGATCTCGCAAGGCTGAGCCCTACTTCTGCGATCGAACCCTCATCCAGAGCTTGGTGCGCGATGCCATGGTGACCGATGGACTGGACAGGAACACGACTGGATCCTCCAGTGGCAAGGAGGATAAGCA GCAAGGCTATCAGAAGTTTGTGGTTGCCACTTCGTTTGTGGCCACGAGATCGGGTCTTCTCCGGTGGATTGATCACGTCAAGCGACCCGAGGATACACCCGAGCC TCACTTTAGCGAAGATAATGTAAGAGCCATGGATACTTCCTGGTACAAGCGAGCCATAGATCAGCACTCCGTGGAACCGGACAGTTTTGTGTACAGTGTACCCTTTGGTTCGGGCTATGCCATCAAATCGAATGCCACCCTGGTGACCGCCTCACATGCCATATTTGTGGAGCATCGGGGTCACAAAGCTCCAGCGGGGGTTGTGGGTCTCCAGTTTCAGCACGATTCCCTAGcgaaacattttattaacatcACCTCTGCC TGCACCGGAATGACGGGCTGCAAGAGGACCTGCGCATCGGACAATCTCGACTGCTATGTTTTGGACAACAGCGGATTCGTGATCATATCCGAAGAGATGGAGCACACGGGCAAGTTTTTCGGTCAAATCGATGGCACCATTATGGACTCCTTGGTCCAGGATCGGATCTACAAAAGGGTAACGGTCAACGACTATCAGGGTGTCTGTTCCGATGCGGACAATCCCTATACGGCGGCAGGTGGCATTTTGCAGCCAAATCGACTGGGCTCCTGGTTCTTCAACCATCTTTTGGCCCTGAGTGCCACTTGGTTGTCCTTTATGCCAGCCTCATTGCGAGCCTGGCCACAAGAGGAGTATACCTACGACAACGAGGATGTTGTGTTTGTCGACAACAATTACTCTGACGAATACGAGTTCGGAAATGAATACAACATGCAAGTGGATCAGGAAATGGATGAGTTCTTCACCACTGCTGATGTG GAGTATACGACGCCACCGCCTAGGCAACATAAGCCCCACGTGGGACCCCGATTTTCACCGGACCCGCAAAATGCCAGACGCTGCGACCTGCGCACGGATCTCTACATGCTTCAGCCGGAGCGACTCAATCAGGGTGGTCAGAACAATCCACTCAAG GGTAAACTAACCAACTGTCATGTATCTGGATGCGAGCGTCCATTCAGCGTCCAGAAGATCCCGCACAGCAATCTGATCCTGTTGGTGGTGGACACTTTGTGTCCGTGTGGATCCAAGCAACTGGACATCGAGCCCTTGGAGGAGGCGGGTGTTATCG GAGCCTGCAGTACGCGACGTCAGGGACAGGAGCAGGAGTCGCGTCGCCGGCCCAAAAAATGCATCAACTACCATCCCGAGGAGATCGAGATACAGcaatgtgggcgtggcagcacCTTGCTGCACATGTCCGGCTCGGTGATTGTGGCCCATCTCCTGATGGTCACCGTGACCTTTGTGCTGGCCAATGCGTGA
- the LOC128262274 gene encoding uncharacterized protein LOC128262274 has protein sequence MALQCVIKPKMWLGLKQILLYVGLLLCVVLQVCRSKAQLQMFCPTVCHCDLHSQRNRAICSAKRLISANIEMPETVELLDLSYNDITTIDDDSFKTTIHLINLTLAHNAIHTIYGDAFSELPRLRYLDLSYNRLEQIDEHILESNGQLIHLNLEGNKLSTLGKGPILRSPSLRSLNLRNSQVNQLGIQLLSALPQLRQLDLAQNLLLTLSPGDFYAPRYLASLNVEENPFNCDRALAKVATGLRQRGVAIFMSDCVDEEQEIHPEEVQVQENATMKFERMEHVEPSTQGPQSVLSIWRELDSSEEQSSEDEDDQMSSLSDDCEGSREKLCMRYRTCLERASHELQAGGNSQLEDEIMRTHTYDEDDLKLAFVVGGATGVCMVIFIITCALCLKSCCEMRKKNNNTDGDSAALDPSEESLPTIHTWSPQRTRHPRRSNPQRPRSTASRALVRQPYGPQDNFVNRLFGRPARSQYYRTINQNTATLIRRLSRSNLFTSRDREPSSPTTPPTSTARFYTDVVEGGAARPETPPPSYGDVVVIENCDNK, from the exons TGTGTCGTTCTTCAGGTTTGCAGGAGCAAAGCCCAGCTGCAGATGTTCTGCCCCACCGTCTGCCACTGTGATCTTCATTCCCAGCGTAATCGAGCGATATGCAG TGCCAAGCGCTTGATAAGCGCCAATATAGAAATGCCCGAAACGGTCGAGCTATTGGACCTGAGCTACAACGATATAACCACCATTGATGATGACTCCTTCAAG ACAACCATACACCTGATCAACCTGACACTGGCCCACAATGCCATCCACACAATTTACGGTGACGCCTTTTCGGAGTTGCCCAGACTTCGCTACCTTGATCTTTCGTACAATCGCCTGGAGCAGATCGATGAGCATATCCTGGAATCCAATGGCCAGCTGATCCACCTCAATCTGGAGGGCAATAAATTGTCCACCCTGGGAAAAGGACCCATTTTGAGGAGTCCATCGCTTCGCTCTCTCAACCTGCGCAACTCGCAGGTAAATCAGCTGGGAATCCAGCTACTGAGTGCCCTACCCCAACTGCGTCAACTGGATTTGGCCCAGAATCTGCTGTTGACCCTAAGTCCCGGTGATTTCTATGCCCCACGGTATTTGGCCTCGCTGAATGTGGAGGAAAATCCCTTCAACTGTGATCGGGCTTTGGCCAAAGTGGCCACTGGATTGAGACAACGTGGAGTGGCTATTTTCATGAGCGATTGCGTGGATGAGGAGCAGGAAATTCATCCAGAGGAAGTGCAAGTCCAGGAGAATGCCACGATGAAGTTTGAGCGCATGGAGCACGTGGAGCCCAGCACCCAAGGACCTCAGTCGGTGCTGTCCATCTGGCGGGAGTTGGACTCCAGCGAGGAGCAGAGCAGCGAGGATGAAGACGACCAGATGTCCTCGCTGAGCGATGATTGCGAGGGAAGTCGCGAGAAACTCTGCATGCGATACCGAACCTGTTTGGAGCGCGCGAGCCATGAGCTGCAGGCTGGAGGAAACTCCCAGCTGGAAGATGAAATCATGCGCACACACACCTACGACGAGGACGACCTTAAGCTGGCCTTTGTGGTGGGCGGGGCCACGGGCGTGTGCATGGTCATCTTCATCATCACCTGTGCCCTGTGCCTAAAGAGCTGCTGTGAGATGCGCAAGAAGAATAACAATACCGATGGGGATTCAG CCGCTCTAGATCCCTCGGAGGAGAGCCTGCCCACCATTCACACCTGGTCACCGCAGCGGACACGCCACCCCAGACGCTCCAATCCTCAGCGTCCTCGCAGCACTGCATCGCGTGCCTTGGTCCGCCAGCCCTACGGACCGCAGGACAATTTCGTGAACCGGCTTTTTGGGCGTCCGGCCCGCAGTCAGTACTACCGGACCATCAATCAGAACACGGCCACCCTCATCCGGCGCCTCAGTCGGAGTAACCTCTTCACCAGCCGGGATCGGGAGCCAAGTTCCCCCACCACACCGCCAACTTCCACGGCCAGATTCTATACGGATGTGGTCGAAGGTGGCGCGGCGAGACCGGAGACACCACCTCCAAGCTACGGCGATGTGGTGGTCATCGAGAATTGTGATAACAAGTGA
- the LOC128262268 gene encoding voltage-dependent calcium channel subunit alpha-2/delta-3 isoform X1, whose amino-acid sequence MESKHWSCFVAIVLGVLLFKMHIFVAFADQDEDIPHNEVRNWALKFGVDLWEFGRQFTKMNEIKNRFKDNDIEVKRKDGIILLRELAGEVKNFMDFKRNAVMRLMDSAEQAALSELEGQGQGESPLGGQQQHYDARRINEYNADGKLADGARHMDIRFMRRFERLPVNLSLSSILVPHGVDLDEADVKSALQWSAHLDPLFQNNLEQDPALSWQYFGSSTGFLRRFPGTAWPPEGSKGSKLIHDFRAHNWFVQAASSPKDIMILLDASSSMTEKSFDLGMATAFNILDTLGEDDFVNLITFSEVVKTPVPCFKDRMVRATPDNIQEIKSAVKAIKLQDTANFTAGLEYAFSLLHKYNQSGAGSQCNQAIMLITESTSESHKDVIKQYNWPHMPVRIFTYLIGSDSGSRSNLHDMACSNKGFFVQINDYDEARRKVIDYALVMARPMIMYQADHPVHWSPVFVAGKSGGLGRDSEYQRRLVTTVSTPVFDRRNHSVRVANLLGVVGTDVPIEEIRKVIPQHKLGPNGYSFIVDNNGRVLYHPDLRPLGDANQYIDQLKPKYASVDITELELPETEFGNNNEIIEINKNLLNEMRGDMIKPKEGETEFTVMNHYDDSKRVSTRTHRYFYGPIEDTPFTLAIVLPEKYGSHEFVSQQEIRHSRNNVTEYFKGDNWRVHPDWVYCEYNSVSDLEKERESSGEYSSRDQEPSFGSPEEQVLHFLSRAGRPGWKWMSVRPKSPQPHHNMHSGSNGNSPGSSHFGSQHSNSQGSRKAEPYFCDRTLIQSLVRDAMVTDGLDRNTTGSSSGKEDKHPIATLMAILKRQGYQKFVVATSFVATRSGLLRWIDHVKRPEDTPEPHFSEDNVRAMDTSWYKRAIDQHSVEPDSFVYSVPFGSGYAIKSNATLVTASHAIFVEHRGHKAPAGVVGLQFQHDSLAKHFINITSACTGMTGCKRTCASDNLDCYVLDNSGFVIISEEMEHTGKFFGQIDGTIMDSLVQDRIYKRVTVNDYQGVCSDADNPYTAAGGILQPNRLGSWFFNHLLALSATWLSFMPASLRAWPQEEYTYDNEDVVFVDNNYSDEYEFGNEYNMQVDQEMDEFFTTADVEYTTPPPRQHKPHVGPRFSPDPQNARRCDLRTDLYMLQPERLNQGGQNNPLKGKLTNCHVSGCERPFSVQKIPHSNLILLVVDTLCPCGSKQLDIEPLEEAGVIGACSTRRQGQEQESRRRPKKCINYHPEEIEIQQCGRGSTLLHMSGSVIVAHLLMVTVTFVLANA is encoded by the exons cGCCTGATGGACTCCGCGGAGCAGGCGGCCCTGTCGGAGCTGGAGGGCCAGGGTCAGGGGGAATCGCCCCTGGGgggacagcagcagcactacGATGCCCGGCGTATCAACGAGTATAATGCCGATGGAAAGCTGGCGGACGGAGCCCGCCACATGGACATCCGGTTCATGCGGCGTTTCGAACGCCTGCCGGTCAATCTCAGTCTAAGCTCGATTCTGGTGCCGCACGGCGTCGACTTGGACGAGGCGGACGTTAAGTCGGCGCTGCAGTGGAGCGCCCACTTGGACCCGCTGTTCCAGAACAACTTAGAGCAAGATCCGGCCCTGTCGTGGCAGTACTTTGGCTCCTCCACAGGCTTCCTGCGCCGCTTCCCGGGCACCGCCTGGCCCCCGGAGGGCTCCAAGGGCAGCAAGCTCATCCACGACTTCCGCGCCCACAATTGGTTCGTCCAGGCCGCCTCCTCGCCAAAGGATATT ATGATTCTCCTGGATGCATCGTCGAGCATGACAGAGAAGTCCTTTGACCTGGGCATGGCCACCGCCTTCAACATACTGGACACCCTGGGCGAAGACGACTTCGTGAATCTCATCACCTTTTCGGAGGTGGTGAAAACTCCCGTGCCGTGCTTCAAGGATCGCATGGTTCGAGCCACACCCGACAACATACAGGAGATCAAGTCCGCTGTCAAGGCCATCAAGCTGCAGGATACGGCTAACTTTACGGCAGGTCTGGAGTACGCCTTCAGTTTGCTGCACAAG TACAATCAATCTGGGGCCGGAAGTCAGTGCAACCAGGCCATTATGCTGATCACGGAGAGCACTTCGGAGTCGCACAAGGATGTGATCAAGCAGTACAACTGGCCACACATGCCCGTCCGCATCTTCACCTACTTGATCGGCAGCGATTCCGGCAGTCGGAGCAATCTGCACGACATGGCCTGCTCGAACAAGGGCTTCTTTGTCCAGATCAACGACTACGACGAGGCCCGCCGCAAGGTGATCGACTATGCCCTGGTAATGGCCCGTCCGATGATCATGTACCAGGCCGACCATCCGGTCCACTGGAGTCCGGTATTTGTGGCCGGCAAGTCGGGCGGACTGGGCCGCGACTCGGAGTACCAGCGTCGCCTGGTGACGACAGTTTCAACTCCGGTCTTCGATAGACGAAACCATTCGGTGCGCGTGGCCAATCTGCTGGGCGTGGTGGGCACCGATGTGCCCATCGAGGAGATCCGTAAGGTGATCCCCCAGCACAAGCTGGGACCGAATGGCTATTCCTTTATCGTGGATAACAACGGGCGAGTGCTCTACCACCCGGATCTGCGGCCCCTGGGCGATGCCAACCAGTATATCGACCAGCTGAAGCCCAAGTACGCGTCGGTCGACATCACGGAGTTGGAACTGCCGGAGACGGAGTTCGGCAATAATAACGAAATCATCGAAATAAACAAGAATCTGCTGAACGAG ATGCGCGGTGATATGATAAAACCTAAGGAGGGCGAGACGGAGTTCACCGTGATGAACCACTACGATGACTCCAAGAGAGTGTCCACCAGAACGCATCGCTACTTCTACGGTCCCATCGAGGATACACCATTCACACTGGCTATTGTGCTCCCGGAAAAATACGGTAGCCATGAGTTTGTCTCCCAGCAGGAGATTCGGCATTCGCGTAACAATG TTACCGAATACTTTAAGGGGGACAACTGGCGCGTACACCCCGACTGGGTGTATTGCGAGTACAATAGCGTCAGTGATCTGGAGAAGGAACGGGAGAGCTCCGGCGAGTACTCCTCGCGCGATCAGGAGCCCAGTTTCGGGTCGCCAGAGGAGCAGGTATTGCACTTTCTGTCTCGCGCCGGACGCCCTGGTTGGAAGTGGATGTCG GTTCGACCCAAGTCGCCGCAGCCACATCACAACATGCACAGTGGCTCCAACGGCAATTCGCCCGGATCGAGCCACTTTGGATCGCAGCACTCAAACTCTCAGGGATCTCGCAAGGCTGAGCCCTACTTCTGCGATCGAACCCTCATCCAGAGCTTGGTGCGCGATGCCATGGTGACCGATGGACTGGACAGGAACACGACTGGATCCTCCAGTGGCAAGGAGGATAAGCA TCCAATCGCCACATTGATGGCAATTCTTAAGAG GCAAGGCTATCAGAAGTTTGTGGTTGCCACTTCGTTTGTGGCCACGAGATCGGGTCTTCTCCGGTGGATTGATCACGTCAAGCGACCCGAGGATACACCCGAGCC TCACTTTAGCGAAGATAATGTAAGAGCCATGGATACTTCCTGGTACAAGCGAGCCATAGATCAGCACTCCGTGGAACCGGACAGTTTTGTGTACAGTGTACCCTTTGGTTCGGGCTATGCCATCAAATCGAATGCCACCCTGGTGACCGCCTCACATGCCATATTTGTGGAGCATCGGGGTCACAAAGCTCCAGCGGGGGTTGTGGGTCTCCAGTTTCAGCACGATTCCCTAGcgaaacattttattaacatcACCTCTGCC TGCACCGGAATGACGGGCTGCAAGAGGACCTGCGCATCGGACAATCTCGACTGCTATGTTTTGGACAACAGCGGATTCGTGATCATATCCGAAGAGATGGAGCACACGGGCAAGTTTTTCGGTCAAATCGATGGCACCATTATGGACTCCTTGGTCCAGGATCGGATCTACAAAAGGGTAACGGTCAACGACTATCAGGGTGTCTGTTCCGATGCGGACAATCCCTATACGGCGGCAGGTGGCATTTTGCAGCCAAATCGACTGGGCTCCTGGTTCTTCAACCATCTTTTGGCCCTGAGTGCCACTTGGTTGTCCTTTATGCCAGCCTCATTGCGAGCCTGGCCACAAGAGGAGTATACCTACGACAACGAGGATGTTGTGTTTGTCGACAACAATTACTCTGACGAATACGAGTTCGGAAATGAATACAACATGCAAGTGGATCAGGAAATGGATGAGTTCTTCACCACTGCTGATGTG GAGTATACGACGCCACCGCCTAGGCAACATAAGCCCCACGTGGGACCCCGATTTTCACCGGACCCGCAAAATGCCAGACGCTGCGACCTGCGCACGGATCTCTACATGCTTCAGCCGGAGCGACTCAATCAGGGTGGTCAGAACAATCCACTCAAG GGTAAACTAACCAACTGTCATGTATCTGGATGCGAGCGTCCATTCAGCGTCCAGAAGATCCCGCACAGCAATCTGATCCTGTTGGTGGTGGACACTTTGTGTCCGTGTGGATCCAAGCAACTGGACATCGAGCCCTTGGAGGAGGCGGGTGTTATCG GAGCCTGCAGTACGCGACGTCAGGGACAGGAGCAGGAGTCGCGTCGCCGGCCCAAAAAATGCATCAACTACCATCCCGAGGAGATCGAGATACAGcaatgtgggcgtggcagcacCTTGCTGCACATGTCCGGCTCGGTGATTGTGGCCCATCTCCTGATGGTCACCGTGACCTTTGTGCTGGCCAATGCGTGA